A region from the Fusarium musae strain F31 chromosome 1, whole genome shotgun sequence genome encodes:
- a CDS encoding hypothetical protein (EggNog:ENOG41~antiSMASH:Cluster_1.2) has product MVEVVGYDKAFPDGYMNPFNVWDFARPSFFCPHDLERVGSISDGGKIICGMSRYEKECPGPSSDSNKAREFIVYSFGVSVDSSFEAELLQRTNARIWGYDGTVDKWAQQVPEWIWSRAKFQKAMIGKVSDSKARPPVFSIQDLMKMNGHSYVDLIKMDIEGAEFDVLTSLIDSVKEQRKNGNATLPFGQLLVEMHLKQPPEGVTVPNDLRSWLEWWYSLEELGLRPVSNEDNWIGDRVYGMPRFMEYTFINAVDKERNLLLWT; this is encoded by the exons ATGGTCGAAGTAGTCGGGTACGACAAAGCCTTTCCTGACGGATACATGAACCCCTTTAACGTCTGGGACTTTGCCCgcccaagcttcttctgtccTCACGATCTTGAACGCGTCGGTTCAATTAGCGATGGCGGCAAGATCATCTGCGGCATGTCGCGTTATGAAAAGGAATGTCCCGGCCCATCGTCAGATTCAAACAAGGCGAGAGAATTCATCGTTTACTCATTCGGTGTGAGTGTCGACTCCTCTTTTGAGGCAGAATTGCTCCAGCGCACGAATGCTCGGATATGGGGGTATGATGGCACTGTTGATAAATGGGCGCAGCAAGTCCCCGAGTGGATATGGTCGCGGGCTAAATTTCAAAAGGCCATGATAGGAAAGGTATCGGATAGCAAGGCTAGACCGCCAGTGTTTTCGATACAGGATCTTATGAAGATGAATGGGCATTCCTATGTTGATCTTATCAAGATGGACATAGAGGGTGCTGAATTTGATGTTCTTACGTCGTTGATTGATTCGGTCAAAGAGCAGAGGAAGAACGGCAATGCGACGTTGCCTTTTGGTCAGTTATTGGTTGAGATGCATCTTAAGCAACCACCAGAAGGAGTTACGGTGCCAAATGATCTTCGATCATGGCTGGAGTGGTGGTATTCGCTAGAGGAGTTGGGCTTGAGGCCAGTGAGCAATGAGGACAATTGGATTGGCGATAGAGTCTATGGCATGCCAAGATTTATGGAG TATACGTTTATTAATGCAGTGGACAAGGAGCGAAACTTGCTACTGTGGACATGA
- a CDS encoding hypothetical protein (EggNog:ENOG41~antiSMASH:Cluster_1.2~CAZy:GH3) has product MLLNLQVAASALSLSLLGGLAEAATPYTLPDCTKGPLSKNGICDTSLSPAKRAAALVAALTPEEKVGNLVSNATGAPRIGLPRYNWWNEALHGLAGSPGGRFADTPPYDAATSFPMPLLMAAAFDDDLIHDIGNVVGTEARAFTNGGWRGVDFWTPNVNPFKDPRWGRGSETPGEDALHVSRYARYIVRGLEGDKEQRRIVATCKHYAGNDFEDWGGFTRHDFDAKITPQDLAEYYVRPFQECTRDAKVGSIMCAYNAVNGIPACANSYLQETILRGHWNWTRDNNWITSDCGAMQDIWQNHKYVKTNAEGAQVAFENGMDSSCEYTTTSDVSDSYKQGLLTEKLMDRSLKRLFEGLVHTGFFDGAKAQWNSLSFADVNTKEAQDLALRSAVEGAVLLKNDGTLPLKLKKRDSVAMIGFWANDTSKLQGGYSGRAPFLHSPLYAAEKLGLDTNVAWGPTLQNSSSHDNWTTNAVAAAKKSDYILYFGGLDASAAGEDRDRENLDWPESQLTLLQKLSSLGKPLVVIQLGDQVDDTALLKNKKINSILWVNYPGQDGGTAVMDLLTGRKSPAGRLPVTQYPSKYTEQIGMTDMDLRPTKSLPGRTYRWYSTPVLPYGFGLHYTKFQAKFKSNKLTFDIQKLLKGCSAQYSDTCALPPIQVSVKNTGRITSDFVSLVFIKSEVGPKPYPLKTLAAYGRLHDVAPSSTKDISLEWTLDNIARRGENGDLVVYPGTYTLLLDEPTQAKVQVTLTGKKATLDKWPQDPKSA; this is encoded by the exons ATGCTGCTCAATCTTCAGGTCGCTGCTAGCGCTTTGTCGCTTTCTCTTTTAGGTGGATTGGCTGAGGCTGCTACGCCATATACCCTTCCGGACTGTACCAAAGGACCTTTGAGCAAGAATGGAATTTGCGATACTTCGTTATCTCCAGCTAAAAGAGCGGCTGCTCTAGTTGCTGCTCTGACGCCTGAAGAGAAGGTGGGCAATCTGGTCAG CAATGCAACTGGTGCACCACGAATCGGACTTCCAAGGTACAACTGGTGGAACGAAGCCCTTCATGGTCTCGCTGGATCTCCAGGTGGTCGCTTTGCCGACACTCCTCCCTACGACGCGGCCACATCATTTCCCATGCCTCTTCTCATGGCCGCTGCTTTCGACGATGATCTGATTCACGATATCGGCAACGTCGTCGGCACCGAAGCGCGTGCGTTCACTAACGGCGGTTGGCGCGGAGTCGACTTCTGGACACCCAACGTCAACCCTTTTAAAGATCCTCGCTGGGGTCGTGGCTCCGAAACTCCAGGTGAAGATGCCCTTCATGTCAGCCGGTATGCTCGCTACATCGTCAGGGGTCTCGAAGGCGATAAGGAGCAACGACGTATTGTTGCTACCTGCAAGCACTATGCTGGAAACGACTTTGAGGACTGGGGAGGCTTCACGCGTCACGACTTTGATGCCAAGATTACTCCTCAGGACTTGGCTGAGTACTACGTCAGGCCCTTCCAGGAGTGCACCCGTGATGCAAAGGTTGGTTCCATCATGTGCGCCTACAACGCCGTGAACGGCATTCCCGCATGCGCGAACTCGTATCTGCAGGAGACGATCCTCAGAGGGCACTGGAACTGGACGCGCGATAACAACTGGATCACTAGTGATTGTGGCGCCATGCAGGATATCTGGCAGAATCACAAGTATGTCAAGACCAACGCTGAAGGTGCCCAGGTAGCTTTTGAGAACGGCATGGATTCAAGCTGTGAGTATACTACTACCAGCGATGTCTCCGATTCGTACAAGCAAGGCCTCTTGACTGAGAAGCTCATGGATCGTTCGTTGAAGCGCCTTTTCGAAGGGCTTGTTCATACTGGTTTCTTTGACGGTGCCAAAGCGCAATGGAACTCGCTCAGTTTTGCGgatgtcaacaccaaggaaGCTCAGGATCTTGCACTCAGATCTGCTGTGGAGGGTGCTGTTCTTCTTAAGAATGACGGCACTTTGCctctgaagctcaagaagagggatAGTGTTGCAATGATCGGATTCTGGGCCAACGATACTTCCAAGCTGCAGGGTGGTTACAGTGGACGTGCTCCGTTCCTCCACAGCCCGCTTTACGCAGCTGAgaagcttggtcttgacacaAACGTGGCTTGGGGCCCGACACTGCAGAACAGTTCGTCTCACGACAACTGGACTACCAATGCTGTTGCTGCGGCGAAGAAGTCTGATTACATTCTCTACTttggtggtcttgatgcTTCAGCTGCTGGCGAAGATAGAGACCGTGAGAACCTTGACTGGCCTGAGAGCCAGCTGACCCTTCTTCAGAAACTCTCTAGTCTCGGCAAGCCACTGGTTGTTATCCAGCTTGGCGATCAGGTTGACGACACTGCTCttttgaagaacaagaagattaACAGTATTCTTTGGGTCAATTACCCTGGTCAGGATGGCGGCACTGCAGTCATGGACCTGCTCACTGGACGAAAGAGTCCTGCTGGCCGACTACCCGTCACGCAATATCCCAGTAAATACACTGAGCAGATTGGCATGACTGACATGGACCTCAGACCTACCAAGTCGTTGCCAGGGAGAACTTATCGCTGGTACTCAACTCCAGTTCTTCCCTACGGCTTTGGCCTCCACTACACCAAGTTccaagccaagttcaagTCCAACAAGTTGACCTTTGACatccagaagcttctcaagggctGCAGTGCTCAATACTCCGATACTTGCGCGCTGCCCCCCATCCAAGTTAGTGTCAAGAACACCGGCCGCATTACCTCCGACTTTGTCTCTCTGGTCTTTATCAAGAGTGAAGTTGGACCTAAGCCTTACCCTCTCAAGACCCTTGCGGCTTATGGTCGCTTGCATGATGTCGCGCCTTCATCGACGAAGGATATCTCACTGGAGTGGACGTTGGATAACATTGCGCGACGGGGAGAGAATGGTGATTTGGTTGTTTATCCTGGGACTTACACTCTGTTGCTGGATGAGCCTACGCAAGCGAAGGTCCAGGTTACGTTGACTGGAAAGAAGGCTACTCTGGACAAGTGGCCTCAAGACCCCAAGTCTGCTTAA
- a CDS encoding hypothetical protein (EggNog:ENOG41~antiSMASH:Cluster_1.2), translated as MGLFGNILDGTKSAGQWALSHSADITPVLEAVSKAAGALLLTDNSNTGFTVVAGQTDSQILATYAATFAYASARLAATAKEGAKKATGVFPNPAGKTNTTNTTEDGLVGLWTDPNGLSFNENPSVSMYQDLSAFMGTMNIPLFWKDGETVRDTVHDVGQTLFATIERQGLPTPTDGGNPIVTINGEVPIQGGLIRACHVYYPIPMGKAGEDISLHSAIHLIYTTNVDTAATDAAQGHLSVVSPLSNQNSWVVTMNITWASAPIAGSPDVQKRFTDILTKDYSVLNLFVSNVTGTLQIVKVQTPADKTPAYAKAAVEAAVVAALNDGSSNNNGTAMNTAQVQVTDSSWLPNGSTP; from the coding sequence ATGGGTCTCTTTGGAAACATCTTAGACGGCACCAAATCGGCAGGTCAATGGGCCCTAAGCCACTCGGCCGATATTACTCCCGTTCTCGAAGCTGTTAGCAAAGCAGCAGGCGCCCTTCTCCTCACGGACAATAGCAACACTGGCTTTACAGTAGTAGCTGGCCAAACAGATTCACAGATTTTGGCCACATATGCTGCAACCTTTGCCTACGCCAGTGCTCGGCTGGCTGCCACCGCAAAAGAGGGAGCAAAAAAGGCAACAGGCGTCTTTCCAAACCCGGCTGGCAAGACtaacaccaccaacaccaccgagGACGGCCTTGTGGGCCTGTGGACAGATCCCAACGGCCTATCATTCAATGAGAACCCTTCAGTATCGATGTATCAAGATCTTTCGGCTTTTATGGGAACTATGAACATCCCACTTTTCTGGAAGGATGGTGAAACTGTTCGTGATACCGTCCACGATGTCGGTCAGACATTGTTTGCAACCATTGAACGACAGGGCCTCCCTACGCCTACTGATGGTGGCAATCCTATTGTAACAATTAACGGGGAGGTTCCAATTCAAGGCGGTCTCATTCGGGCCTGCCATGTATACTACCCGATCCCAATGGGCAAGGCAGGAGAGGATATCTCGCTGCATAGCGCAATTCATCTCATCTACACCACGAATGTAGACACGGCGGCCACTGACGCAGCCCAAGGCCACCTCAGCGTCGTCAGCCCGCTCAGTAACCAAAACTCCTGGGTCGTGACAATGAACATCACCTGGGCCAGTGCTCCCATCGCTGGATCACCGGATGTTCAGAAGAGATTCACGGATATCCTCACCAAGGACTACTCTGTGCTCAATCTCTTTGTTTCCAATGTCACTGGCACGCTTCAGATCGTAAAGGTTCAGACCCCGGCTGATAAGACTCCAGCCTACGCCAAAGCCGCCGTGGAAGCTGCAGTGGTTGCAGCTCTCAACGACGGATCATCCAACAACAATGGGACCGCTATGAACACAGCTCAAGTCCAGGTTACGGATTCCTCTTGGCTGCCAAATGGGTCGACGCCCTAG
- a CDS encoding hypothetical protein (EggNog:ENOG41~antiSMASH:Cluster_1.2) — translation MSNYPNYYRPPGPPSGTNTNQAPSSYPPYYQAPPNPLLSAYQQPIYPPAPGPSGLQGPPSYYPRVGFTRLPAKFHIWNVMISGGTSCLELGHQLKGPVAYSAKMFSSSRLKIKEGPYASENLPICTIESRHTFSSKSTITFDGFQANFVETSMFNDGATWPFDVDVNGTFQRWQWRKRKTQKTSTMRQIVEAFSDSDFGSWELVPVSGQGWPIATFEASGGNTFEDNAALGVFEFHGPAAVGQFGDTFANNRGIGQLIVRQWL, via the exons ATGTCTAACTATCCCAACTACTATCGACCGCCTGGCCCTCCATCGGGTACCAATACGAACCAAGCACCATCAAGCTATCCACCATACTACCAGGCACCTCCCAACCCACTTCTATCCGCTTATCAGCAGCCCATCTATCCACCTGCACCAGGACCTTCTGGCTTGCAAGGACCACCAAGCTACTATCCTCGTGTGGGCTTCACCAGACTCCCCGCCAAGTTCCATATCTGGAATGTAATGATCAGCGGCGGCACTAGCTGTCTCGAGCTGGGCCATCAGCTCAAAGGCCCAGTAGCATACTCTGCAAAGATGTTCTCTAGCAGCAGGCTTAAGATCAAGGAAGGTCCATATGCATCTGAGAATCTGCCTATTTGCACCATAGAGAGTCGTCATACcttcagcagcaagagcacCATAACCTTCGATGGCTTCCAAGCCAACTTTGTGGAGACGAGCATGTTTAATGATGGCGCTACCTGGCcgtttgatgttgatgtcaatggTACCTTTCAGAGGTGGCAGtggagaaagaggaagacaCAAAAGACATCAACAATGAGACAGATAGTGGAAGCCTTTTCTGATAGCGACTTTGGAAGCTGGGAGCTTGTCCCTGTGTCAGGCCAGGGCTGGCCTATTGCTACTTTTGAAGCATCGGGAGGTAACACCTTTGAGGATAACGCAGCACTTGGAGTATTCGAGTTTCACGGACCGGCAGCTGTTGGGCAGTTCGGTGACACTTTTGCAAAT AATCGCGGCATTGGCCAGCTCATAGTCAGGCAATGGCTCTGA
- a CDS encoding hypothetical protein (EggNog:ENOG41~antiSMASH:Cluster_1.2) gives MQEATIHEYIRKTATGDVTRPKSRLQFHNRVSHCPYGRPISPAPPRSGTSKIYPQNSIPNDDLLLDELLTELKDNAISPQAASLNSVILQRGKLSRRPDTPIPIPRNFRNRAGLSLDALRFPSNTSSNELAREDQKQSPQFPSRSSTPSKRRRTSGFGDDLSDLDEEGDRSPNDSVKKFACPYFRKDPERHLECINLKMVRISDVKQHLKRRHTAPYACPRCSQGFLSLNRQEEHILKQNCSPGSGANWDSVSLASQRSLQARFAKGLSPEAQWYGIWKILFGAPRGTMPKPHLDGVVKEVIGILRGIWLDEGRQLISEFVQASDQPPDYTDELYKLLARLLDEVEARFEQKPFEKVSGKTSVISELSPEESGGVQLDTISHHVTEGLDSQSLFAPYDTTILPFEFSAAQSEVSEVSYQTSEPGFPGAPLFPTQFPYIDNPVSDFDFADYNQ, from the exons ATGCAGGAAGCAACTATACATGAGTACATAAGGAAAACAGCAACAGGCGATGTGACACGGCCGAAATCAAGGCTGCAATTCCACAACCGCGTCTCTCATTGCCCTTACGGAAGACCTATCTCCCCAGCACCGCCGAGATCAGGAACCTCGAAGATTTACCCACAAAACTCAA TTCCTAACGACGACCTATTGTTAGATGAACTTCTGACTGAGCTAAAAGACAATGCGATCTCACCGCAGGCTGCATCACTAAATAGCGTGATCCTGCAGCGTGGTAAACTATCTCGACGACCAGATACTCCAATCCCCATTCCACGAAATTTCAGAAATAGGGCTGGATTGTCATTGGATGCTCTCAGGTTCCCTTCAAACACATCCAGCAATGAGCTTGCCAGAGAAGACCAAAAGCAGAGCCCGCAATTCCCATCCCGCAGTTCAACCCCCAGCAAACGAAGACGTACATCTGGATTTGGCGATGATCTTTCCGACTTGGATGAAGAGGGTGATCGGAGCCCCAACGACAGCGTCAAGAAATTCGCCTGCCCGTACTTCCGAAAGGATCCGGAACGCCATCTGGAAtgcatcaacctcaaaatGGTTCGCATCTCCGACGTGAAGCAGCATTTGAAGAGAAGACATACAGCGCCTTACGCCTGTCCGAGATGCTCTCAGGGCTTCTTATCTTTGAACCGGCAAGAGGAGCATATACTGAAACAAAACTGCTCACCAGGGTCTGGGGCGAACTGGGATAGTGTATCGTTGGCTTCGCAAAGATCCCTGCAGGCTCGCTTTGCGAAGGGCCTTTCGCCAGAGGCACAGTGGTACGGCATTTGGAAGATTTTGTTTGGTGCACCGCGCGGTACCATGCCGAAGCCGCATCTTGATGGGGTTGTTAAAGAGGTTATCGGGATTCTTCGCGGTATTTGGCTGGATGAAGGTCGACAGCTGATCTCTGAGTTCGTGCAGGCGAGTGACCAGCCGCCCGACTACACTGACGAATTGTATAAACTGCTTGCACGGCTTCTCGACGAAGTTGAAGCTCGCTTCGAACAAAAGCCTTTTGAGAAGGTCTCGGGCAAAACATCTGTTATTTCTGAACTAAGCCCCGAGGAGTCTGGTGGGGTACAGTTGGATACTATTTCGCATCACGTAACGGAAGGACTCGACAGTCAATCCCTCTTTGCGCCCTATGACACCACAATCTTGCCATTCGAGTTCTCAGCCGCACAGTCGGAGGTCTCAGAAGTTTCGTACCAAACATCAGAGCCCGGCTTTCCGGGAGCGCCGCTTTTCCCGACTCAATTTCCTTATATTGATAATCCTGTATCAGATTTCGACTTTGCGGATTACAATCAATAG
- a CDS encoding hypothetical protein (EggNog:ENOG41), giving the protein MDQDQRSRIENALLRYRRTVLDHNLSLLRILVEEVEAQPAPTGYRDSAEQFLRVEAIKEHVVVPDSVKLTSEILDERFRDALISEGCLDGVSHGPVDLAGRREYFAGIQASIARKGVEVAEFPPADLQFLCSLVPGVTGPGLPFHREVSQFHFVTPLEFEEMEEMLKSICIPIRDETGEGEYNSLTSIWENWDIAVAFKIGNGPRSWGGTYALYCRNEDREQWKWRYGVHDEEWYSDVYESVEDYLEFYTHFREQAEEELREDIPSLEAMR; this is encoded by the coding sequence ATGGACCAAGATCAACGCAGCCGTATCGAGAACGCCCTCCTCCGATATCGCAGAACAGTACTTGACCATAACCTCTCTTTGCTGCGTATCCTGGTAGAGGAAGTTGAGGCCCAGCCTGCCCCAACGGGCTATCGAGATTCAGCCGAACAGTTTCTACGAGTGGAAGCGATCAAAGAACACGTGGTTGTACCCGACTCAGTCAAGTTAACAAGTGAGATCCTCGACGAGCGTTTCCGTGATGCTCTGATCTCTGAGGGCTGCCTAGATGGCGTCTCTCACGGTCCAGTCGACCTCGCAGGGAGAAGAGAATATTTTGCAGGTATCCAGGCAAGCATTGCCAGAAAGGGTGTCGAGGTTGCCGAATTCCCCCCCGCAGATTTGCAGTTCCTCTGTTCCCTTGTCCCCGGCGTCACTGGTCCGGGGCTTCCGTTCCACCGCGAAGTATCCCAGTTCCACTTCGTTACACCCCTTGAAtttgaggagatggaagagatgTTGAAGTCTATCTGTATACCCATCCGAGATGAGACGGGAGAAGGGGAGTATAACAGTCTTACTTCGATCTGGGAGAATTGGGATATCGCGGTAGCTTTCAAGATCGGCAACGGGCCTCGTTCGTGGGGCGGCACGTACGCGCTTTACTGTCGCAATGAGGACCGCGAACAGTGGAAGTGGAGATATGGTGTTCATGACGAAGAGTGGTACAGCGATGTCTACGAGAGTGTAGAGGATTATCTTGAGTTTTATACTCACTTCAGGGAACAGGCGGAGGAAGAGCTCAGGGAGGACATTCCAAGCTTGGAAGCAATGCGTTAG